A portion of the Pedobacter cryoconitis genome contains these proteins:
- a CDS encoding DUF417 family protein, translating to MKTNKTGYTTGVIATILVLVWIGILKFTPSEAKAIKPLVENSWLMSWLYQVVSIQTGSILIGIFEIITALFLTASFWSRKAGKIAGILTLIIFVSTLSFLLSTPGIWKQMDGIPVTDFFILKDLAFLAIGIQVLERSANKIVD from the coding sequence ATGAAAACAAATAAAACAGGTTACACAACAGGCGTTATCGCCACCATATTAGTATTGGTCTGGATAGGCATCCTAAAATTTACGCCTTCAGAAGCAAAAGCTATTAAACCCTTAGTCGAAAATAGCTGGTTGATGAGCTGGCTATATCAGGTTGTCTCTATTCAAACGGGATCAATTCTCATAGGAATCTTTGAAATTATTACTGCGCTATTCCTTACTGCTTCTTTCTGGAGCAGAAAAGCAGGGAAAATTGCCGGAATATTAACCCTTATTATTTTCGTCTCCACCTTAAGTTTTTTACTGAGTACACCCGGTATATGGAAACAAATGGACGGGATTCCGGTTACTGATTTCTTTATCTTGAAAGATCTGGCATTTTTGGCTATAGGGATACAGGTTTTAGAAAGATCCGCAAACAAAATTGTCGATTAA
- a CDS encoding hybrid sensor histidine kinase/response regulator, with amino-acid sequence MIDVSRKSFLSDAKGKIIIGFTLAFFALFLAWGVSKIAFDEMLGTVDTISTPNVKLRLVNMVSRKIASLDQQQKNLAFNSPGNYSNFFKQSGQLRLMLDTLGGMYASDSVQLSRIKSIEKLLVQRDKQFISYLKVREGLVNNKSFTQEVQKLNELVNKGQQQDSTIVTTEKKTSTVTILPIDESKQRKGFFNRLFNKKKEEEDKSYQVTNEEKIKRDTIALAGETVIAKGLEKSLRTIAKEQQLKSARFLDREAILANANDALIRQMLDILRKVEAEVVAQIEQNGIAAKAVVNTGITRISFIMIGFFLLTVVLLYLILTDITKSNLYRKELEAARDEAEYHGMAKQRFLSNMSHEIRTPLQSIIGYAEIIREQEHPKKKDIDAIYHSSEHLLQIVNEILDYNRIISGKFTFQQKTFNIRELLEEVITIMEPQAEQKNLKMRTEIELHDTDFVIGDAFRLKQILYNLLSNAVKFTQTGEVLLSVFYKRQSDNLHFTFMVKDTGIGLTEEESNRIFNEFEQIDSPDKEVINKAGAGLGLTIIKSLVENQDGRIYVKSKPGEGSIFTVYLTFRIAAIPAGESNIPQLSEKIYVKDKVWVVDDDRLILDLCQLIFTKKNIAHVCFNTPAAMLAADWDPEVKYILMDMRMPEISGAELCALMKAKIPSDVKIYAMTAQVLPEELESVLQQGFDGLIMKPFRESDLLDVFSTTALPENAAQQQQRIKSVPQKQETDEFAGIALDTTVVEKMTFGDQELLLSILNRFKEDCLHDMVELQQSIQNNDQPLARLIVHRIAGRTAQMGSGKLAAEFRTMEIELSELQDINPQLQDKLEHLIKRLGLLMQLVDQKIG; translated from the coding sequence ATGATAGATGTTTCCCGGAAAAGTTTTTTAAGCGATGCCAAAGGCAAAATTATAATAGGTTTCACCCTGGCCTTCTTTGCCCTTTTTTTAGCATGGGGAGTTAGTAAGATAGCCTTCGATGAGATGCTGGGTACAGTGGATACCATTTCAACACCAAACGTCAAATTGCGCCTGGTCAACATGGTTTCCCGGAAAATAGCGAGTCTGGATCAGCAGCAAAAAAACCTGGCCTTTAATTCACCGGGAAACTATAGCAATTTCTTTAAACAATCCGGACAGCTCAGGCTCATGCTGGATACTTTAGGGGGCATGTATGCATCCGATTCTGTTCAGCTAAGCAGGATTAAATCTATAGAAAAACTGCTGGTACAAAGGGACAAACAGTTTATCAGCTATCTTAAAGTCAGAGAGGGGCTGGTGAATAATAAGTCATTTACTCAGGAAGTCCAGAAATTGAACGAATTAGTGAATAAAGGGCAGCAGCAAGACAGTACTATTGTGACCACAGAAAAAAAGACTTCGACGGTTACCATATTACCAATTGATGAATCCAAACAGCGTAAAGGCTTTTTCAACAGGCTATTTAATAAGAAAAAGGAAGAAGAAGATAAATCTTATCAGGTTACCAATGAAGAAAAGATAAAAAGAGATACAATTGCCCTGGCAGGGGAGACTGTGATCGCAAAGGGATTGGAAAAATCATTGCGTACCATAGCGAAAGAGCAGCAATTGAAAAGTGCGCGTTTTTTAGACAGAGAGGCTATCCTTGCCAATGCGAATGACGCGCTGATCCGTCAGATGCTCGATATTCTAAGAAAAGTAGAGGCAGAGGTAGTTGCCCAGATAGAACAAAATGGCATAGCAGCAAAAGCTGTGGTGAATACTGGGATTACCAGAATAAGCTTCATTATGATCGGGTTCTTCTTATTAACCGTTGTGTTATTGTACCTGATTTTAACAGATATCACGAAAAGTAATCTTTACCGGAAAGAATTGGAAGCCGCAAGGGATGAAGCAGAGTATCATGGCATGGCAAAACAACGCTTTCTTTCCAATATGAGCCATGAAATCAGAACACCTTTGCAATCTATTATTGGCTATGCTGAAATCATCAGGGAGCAAGAGCATCCTAAAAAGAAAGATATTGATGCGATCTACCATTCTTCTGAACATTTGCTCCAGATTGTGAATGAAATTTTAGATTATAACCGGATCATCTCAGGAAAATTCACCTTTCAGCAAAAAACATTTAATATCAGGGAGCTTTTAGAAGAAGTGATTACGATCATGGAACCGCAAGCAGAACAAAAAAATCTGAAAATGCGGACAGAAATAGAGCTTCATGATACTGATTTCGTTATTGGAGACGCCTTCAGACTGAAACAGATTTTATATAACCTGTTAAGTAATGCTGTTAAATTTACACAAACAGGTGAAGTGCTGCTCAGTGTCTTTTATAAGCGGCAATCGGATAATCTGCATTTTACTTTCATGGTAAAGGATACAGGGATCGGATTAACTGAAGAAGAAAGCAACCGTATTTTTAATGAATTTGAGCAGATTGATTCACCCGATAAAGAAGTGATCAATAAAGCAGGTGCGGGTCTTGGACTGACTATTATTAAGTCACTGGTCGAAAATCAGGATGGACGTATTTATGTCAAAAGTAAACCCGGAGAAGGGAGCATTTTTACCGTATATCTGACTTTCAGAATTGCAGCTATACCAGCTGGAGAAAGCAATATACCGCAGCTTAGCGAAAAGATATATGTGAAGGATAAAGTCTGGGTAGTAGACGATGATCGGCTGATCCTGGACCTTTGTCAGCTCATTTTTACGAAAAAGAACATTGCCCATGTCTGTTTTAATACACCAGCAGCTATGCTGGCCGCAGATTGGGACCCTGAAGTTAAATATATACTGATGGACATGCGCATGCCTGAGATTTCGGGAGCGGAACTTTGCGCCCTGATGAAAGCTAAGATCCCCTCTGATGTTAAGATATATGCAATGACTGCCCAGGTTTTACCAGAGGAACTGGAATCAGTATTACAGCAAGGGTTTGATGGATTGATTATGAAACCATTCCGTGAAAGTGATCTGCTTGATGTTTTCAGTACAACAGCACTGCCAGAAAATGCTGCTCAGCAACAACAAAGGATTAAATCAGTACCTCAAAAACAAGAAACGGACGAATTTGCCGGGATTGCACTGGATACAACAGTCGTAGAAAAAATGACTTTTGGTGATCAGGAATTGTTATTAAGTATTCTGAACAGGTTTAAGGAAGACTGTCTGCACGATATGGTGGAACTTCAGCAAAGTATCCAGAACAATGACCAGCCCCTGGCCAGGTTAATTGTTCACCGTATTGCCGGAAGAACAGCACAAATGGGCTCAGGAAAACTTGCAGCAGAATTCAGGACGATGGAAATTGAACTCTCTGAATTGCAGGACATCAATCCGCAGCTCCAGGATAAGCTGGAGCACCTAATCAAAAGACTGGGTTTATTAATGCAATTGGTAGATCAGAAAATTGGCTGA
- a CDS encoding bifunctional helix-turn-helix domain-containing protein/methylated-DNA--[protein]-cysteine S-methyltransferase, giving the protein MKAQEETNYSRIAQAISYINGNFKTQPGLEEVAEKINLSPFHFQRLFTEWAGVSPKKFLQYLTVEHAKKMLKENQATLFETAFETGLSGTSRLHDLFVNIEGMTPGEYKNGGENLTINYSFAETPFGSILVASTAKGICHIAFTEDAEEALENLKTKFPNAIYRQFADTVQQHALHIFTHDWDRVSEIKLHLKGTDFQLKVWETLLKIPTAQLTTYGTIAKEIGMPSASRAVGTAIGANPVAFIIPCHRIIQATGSLGQYHWGTTRKTAIIGWEAAKIGSDG; this is encoded by the coding sequence ATGAAAGCACAGGAAGAAACTAATTATAGCCGCATTGCCCAGGCAATCAGTTATATCAATGGTAACTTTAAGACCCAGCCCGGTCTGGAAGAAGTTGCCGAAAAAATCAATCTCAGCCCCTTTCACTTTCAACGGTTATTTACGGAATGGGCAGGCGTAAGCCCAAAGAAATTTCTGCAATACCTGACCGTTGAACACGCGAAGAAAATGCTGAAAGAAAATCAGGCTACCTTGTTTGAAACTGCATTTGAAACAGGTCTTTCAGGAACAAGCAGGCTGCATGACCTGTTTGTCAATATTGAAGGGATGACGCCTGGTGAATATAAAAATGGTGGAGAAAACCTGACTATCAACTATAGCTTTGCTGAGACCCCCTTTGGTAGCATCCTGGTAGCCTCTACAGCTAAAGGAATCTGTCATATTGCCTTTACTGAAGATGCAGAAGAAGCATTGGAAAACTTGAAAACTAAATTCCCCAATGCTATTTACCGGCAGTTTGCTGATACCGTACAACAACATGCGCTTCATATCTTTACGCACGATTGGGACCGTGTCAGCGAGATCAAATTACATTTAAAGGGAACAGATTTTCAATTGAAAGTATGGGAAACTTTATTAAAAATCCCGACCGCACAGTTGACAACATATGGCACTATTGCTAAAGAAATAGGAATGCCATCAGCCTCCAGGGCTGTAGGTACAGCTATAGGTGCTAATCCGGTAGCCTTTATAATCCCTTGTCACCGGATTATTCAAGCTACAGGCTCACTTGGTCAGTATCACTGGGGAACTACGCGTAAAACAGCTATAATTGGATGGGAAGCGGCAAAGATAGGGAGCGATGGATAA
- a CDS encoding alpha-ketoglutarate-dependent dioxygenase AlkB family protein, protein MDLFSTGELVNLLPYDGEVIYYGQLIPADKLNYYLEQLMNQVIWKNDEAVIFGKHIITKRKVAWYGDAEYAYTYSNTTKHALLWTADLLALKNLVEQQTGARFNSCLLNLYHDGDEGMAWHSDDEKSLGRNTTIASLSFGAERKFAFKHKDTKQVVSLLLENGSLLVMKGTTQTHWLHRLPKTTKVTRPRINLTFRTIV, encoded by the coding sequence ATGGATTTATTCAGTACCGGAGAGTTAGTAAATTTGTTGCCTTATGATGGCGAAGTGATCTATTATGGACAATTAATACCTGCTGATAAGCTCAATTATTATCTGGAACAGCTAATGAATCAAGTTATCTGGAAAAATGATGAAGCAGTTATTTTTGGCAAACATATCATCACCAAAAGAAAAGTTGCCTGGTACGGTGATGCTGAATATGCCTACACTTACTCTAATACAACCAAACATGCGTTGTTATGGACGGCAGATCTGCTGGCCTTAAAGAATTTGGTGGAGCAGCAAACAGGCGCCCGGTTTAATTCTTGCCTGCTTAATTTATACCATGATGGTGATGAAGGGATGGCATGGCATAGTGATGATGAAAAATCGCTGGGCAGGAATACGACTATCGCTTCCTTAAGTTTTGGTGCAGAACGTAAATTCGCCTTCAAGCATAAAGACACGAAACAAGTGGTTTCATTACTGCTGGAAAACGGGAGCTTACTGGTCATGAAAGGAACCACACAAACACATTGGCTGCACCGTTTGCCAAAGACTACTAAAGTTACCCGGCCAAGAATAAACCTAACCTTCAGGACTATCGTGTAA
- a CDS encoding helix-turn-helix domain-containing protein — protein sequence MSVQKKRLYFGISETYLSRYFKKHMNELMQQYIINYRTKFIMNRLQHSDMRINEIANDLGFTDESHLNKFLRKQKGQSPGQYRKIFK from the coding sequence ATGAGTGTACAGAAGAAAAGGCTTTATTTTGGGATTTCAGAAACTTATCTGAGCCGTTATTTTAAAAAGCATATGAATGAGCTGATGCAGCAGTATATCATCAATTACAGAACAAAGTTCATTATGAACAGGTTGCAGCACAGTGATATGCGAATCAATGAAATAGCTAATGATCTGGGTTTTACCGATGAGAGCCATCTGAATAAGTTCTTGAGGAAACAGAAGGGGCAAAGCCCGGGGCAGTATAGAAAAATTTTTAAATGA
- a CDS encoding Ada metal-binding domain-containing protein — protein MNPVNLLNHTEISAAQLRMLIRKGEITLGGNKKLKIYGLLSCKSGKRMKAENRVFFKDEQQAIANGFRPCGNCKRNLYKKWIYSVPES, from the coding sequence ATGAATCCTGTAAATTTGCTGAATCATACAGAAATTAGTGCTGCCCAGCTAAGAATGCTGATCAGAAAAGGTGAGATTACGTTAGGTGGAAATAAGAAACTGAAGATCTATGGACTGCTGAGTTGTAAAAGCGGAAAGCGAATGAAAGCAGAGAACAGGGTGTTTTTTAAAGATGAACAGCAGGCTATAGCAAACGGATTCCGCCCATGCGGAAATTGCAAAAGAAACTTATACAAGAAATGGATTTATTCAGTACCGGAGAGTTAG